The following coding sequences are from one Leptospira mayottensis 200901116 window:
- a CDS encoding caspase family protein: MKSKLSAFSICLILFLATDAFAQKRYGLIFGSNYTGNKAGIPELNLCEADASYLNDEIRRVGNFDEVKVVLGKEVTKDSIEKEIKALAKKAGDNDTVLLYFSGHGAFQRDASAKNGMRNLIICYDRPHLPDDELNKYLEKIKSPKTVFIFDCCFSGGIAKKGKATRGSADVPIPEGSNGTVKQDAEDFFFQDKTIISSADDNQTAIEVGGSINHGIFTYNFGRALSTADLNKDNVVTALEAFFKSREETVQMAKKFQHEQVPQISGNASGIFLSGKKSPEPPKPIDPPKPPPPSVEPEPDPVKPDPSQPVVTPEEPPVVPTNERGDLILKTTIIQDRAYGLSDLPPDILIFAKKKRKGNRNVKVYIDDQEFASAVTTTSSNFWGAVKRQGQLIPGSIYTITLSRVPAGVHKITIKADDYPEIQETFAVLPNKRNELPINVSMSGFGAIQGKVFYKTLDNPVINQPIFMPTISSVTGIQKLNTDSEGNFWFTNLKPGDYEIKASFAEDLNLNNSMINVREGDVTKVDVILNVKMPSTKTKY, translated from the coding sequence TTGAAATCCAAGTTATCGGCATTTAGTATCTGTTTGATTTTGTTTCTAGCGACGGATGCATTTGCACAAAAGAGATACGGGCTTATTTTCGGTTCTAATTATACCGGCAATAAAGCCGGAATTCCGGAGCTTAATCTTTGCGAAGCGGACGCAAGTTATCTAAACGACGAAATTCGAAGAGTTGGAAACTTCGATGAAGTGAAGGTCGTTCTCGGAAAAGAAGTCACAAAAGATAGTATAGAAAAAGAAATTAAGGCCTTAGCAAAAAAAGCGGGTGATAACGATACTGTTCTGCTTTACTTCTCGGGACACGGTGCGTTTCAAAGGGACGCATCCGCAAAGAACGGCATGAGAAATCTGATCATTTGTTATGACAGACCTCATCTTCCGGACGACGAACTGAATAAGTATTTAGAGAAGATAAAATCACCCAAGACTGTGTTTATTTTCGATTGTTGTTTTTCTGGCGGAATCGCTAAAAAAGGAAAAGCAACTCGAGGATCTGCCGATGTTCCGATTCCGGAAGGAAGTAACGGAACCGTAAAACAAGATGCGGAAGATTTTTTCTTTCAAGATAAAACGATCATCTCTTCCGCGGATGACAACCAGACCGCTATAGAGGTTGGTGGAAGTATCAATCATGGAATTTTTACGTACAATTTCGGACGTGCGCTTTCTACCGCGGACTTAAATAAAGATAACGTTGTTACCGCATTGGAAGCTTTCTTCAAATCGAGAGAAGAAACCGTTCAAATGGCGAAAAAATTTCAACACGAACAGGTTCCTCAGATTTCCGGAAACGCTTCCGGTATTTTCCTTTCTGGTAAAAAAAGTCCCGAACCCCCAAAACCGATCGATCCTCCAAAGCCTCCTCCTCCGTCTGTAGAACCTGAGCCCGATCCCGTAAAACCAGATCCTTCTCAACCTGTAGTAACTCCGGAAGAACCTCCCGTAGTTCCGACGAATGAAAGAGGTGATTTGATATTAAAGACTACGATCATTCAAGATCGCGCTTATGGACTTTCGGATCTTCCTCCCGATATCTTAATCTTTGCTAAAAAGAAAAGAAAGGGGAATCGAAACGTTAAGGTCTATATCGATGATCAAGAATTTGCTTCAGCTGTAACTACGACCTCTTCCAATTTCTGGGGTGCAGTTAAAAGACAAGGACAGTTGATTCCAGGTAGTATCTACACGATTACCCTGAGTAGAGTTCCTGCGGGAGTTCATAAGATCACAATCAAGGCCGACGATTATCCCGAGATTCAAGAAACGTTTGCAGTTCTTCCGAACAAGAGAAATGAACTTCCTATTAATGTTTCTATGAGCGGTTTCGGGGCGATCCAAGGAAAAGTTTTCTACAAAACCTTGGATAATCCGGTGATCAATCAGCCGATTTTTATGCCTACCATTTCTAGCGTTACTGGAATTCAGAAATTGAATACCGATAGCGAAGGAAATTTCTGGTTCACGAATCTCAAACCGGGTGATTATGAAATCAAAGCTTCTTTTGCGGAAGATTTGAACCTCAACAATTCCATGATCAATGTAAGAGAAGGGGACGTGACGAAGGTGGACGTGATTCTAAATGTGAAGATGCCTTCTACCAAAACCAAGTACTGA
- the ilvC gene encoding ketol-acid reductoisomerase: MANIYYDADCDLNSLKGKIIAVIGYGSQGHAQAQNMKDSGLKVIIGLKEGSKSIQDAKNAGFEVYSVAEASQKADIIQILAPDTIQADLYKKDIEPNLKKGNALVFSHGFNIHYDFIKPPEEVDVYMVAPKGPGHLVRRVYTEGGGVPCLIAVHQDSTGEAKKRALAHAAGVGGGRAGILETSFREETETDLFGEQVVLCGGLSNLIMAGFETLTEAGYDPEIAYFECLHEVKLITDLIYEGGLARMRFSISDTAEYGDYVSGPRVIDPGVKQRMKEVLNDIQKDKGAKFATNWMAETKAGYPNFKNMRDKNAAHPIESVGKKLRSMMKWLSK, translated from the coding sequence ATGGCAAATATCTATTACGACGCCGATTGTGATTTAAACTCACTTAAAGGGAAAATCATCGCAGTAATCGGTTACGGAAGCCAGGGACATGCTCAGGCTCAAAATATGAAAGATTCCGGGCTTAAAGTTATCATCGGTTTAAAAGAAGGATCAAAATCAATTCAAGACGCTAAGAATGCAGGCTTTGAAGTGTACAGTGTTGCCGAAGCTTCTCAAAAAGCGGATATCATACAAATTCTCGCTCCGGATACGATTCAAGCAGATCTTTATAAAAAAGATATTGAACCGAATCTGAAAAAAGGGAACGCACTCGTTTTTTCTCACGGATTCAACATTCACTACGATTTCATCAAACCTCCCGAAGAGGTGGATGTTTATATGGTTGCCCCTAAAGGTCCGGGCCATCTTGTTCGTAGAGTTTATACGGAAGGTGGGGGAGTTCCTTGTTTGATTGCGGTCCACCAGGATTCAACTGGCGAAGCTAAAAAAAGAGCGCTCGCTCATGCCGCCGGTGTCGGAGGCGGTCGTGCAGGAATTTTGGAAACATCTTTTCGTGAAGAAACCGAAACGGACTTATTCGGAGAACAGGTTGTTCTTTGTGGTGGTCTTTCCAATCTGATCATGGCTGGGTTTGAAACTTTAACCGAAGCGGGTTACGATCCTGAAATTGCGTACTTCGAATGTCTTCATGAAGTGAAACTTATCACCGATCTCATCTACGAAGGTGGATTGGCAAGAATGAGGTTTTCTATTTCCGATACCGCGGAATATGGCGATTACGTAAGTGGCCCGCGCGTAATTGATCCGGGTGTAAAACAAAGAATGAAAGAAGTTCTGAACGATATTCAGAAGGATAAGGGAGCAAAATTTGCCACCAACTGGATGGCTGAAACGAAAGCGGGTTATCCGAACTTTAAGAATATGAGGGATAAGAATGCGGCTCATCCGATCGAGTCGGTCGGTAAGAAATTAAGAAGTATGATGAAATGGTTATCTAAATAA
- a CDS encoding alkaline phosphatase D family protein translates to MKFKIIKNKRALYYLLLVFNLQLNAETAKIVSGPILGYSTLKEVLVWIQTDQASKVALEYSEIGNPRNKSISETIQTDYKTGFIAKLIANRVEPGKSYNYNLLVDGKRIKGEHPQIFQAQSFFAYASHQDPPSFSFALGSCAYVNENEFDLPGKPYGGEYSIFNSILSKKPNFMLWLGDNIYLREPDWDSRTGFLHRYKHQRGIPELAPLFASVHHYAIWDDHDFGPNDADSSFWMRETSEEMFKLHWGNPNYAKEGIYGSFIWGDVQFFLLDNRTFRTANNNKEIGPRQILGEKQFQWLVNSLAYSKATFKFVAIGGQFLNPNPIFENYATYPQERNKILSAIRDLKIKNLIFLTGDRHHTELNFLQEDGLPIYDFTVSPLTSRYHSPSEKNPLRVEGTLVDKRNFGTISVSGKRGQRKLVLQIFDVYGKELWKKEIIPTP, encoded by the coding sequence ATGAAATTCAAAATTATAAAAAACAAAAGGGCTCTTTATTATCTTCTATTGGTTTTTAATCTTCAACTAAACGCAGAGACCGCCAAAATTGTCTCCGGGCCAATTCTGGGATATTCCACATTAAAGGAAGTTTTAGTCTGGATTCAAACTGATCAGGCATCCAAAGTTGCATTAGAATATTCTGAAATTGGAAATCCTAGAAATAAGTCCATTTCCGAAACAATACAGACGGATTATAAAACGGGTTTTATCGCAAAATTGATCGCAAACCGCGTCGAACCCGGCAAAAGCTATAATTACAATCTACTCGTGGACGGAAAAAGAATTAAAGGAGAACACCCGCAAATATTTCAAGCGCAATCATTTTTTGCCTATGCGTCCCATCAAGACCCTCCTTCATTTTCGTTCGCGCTTGGAAGTTGCGCTTATGTCAATGAAAACGAATTCGACCTTCCTGGAAAACCTTATGGTGGTGAATACTCTATCTTTAACTCCATTCTTTCCAAAAAACCGAATTTTATGCTCTGGCTTGGAGACAACATCTATCTGAGAGAGCCGGATTGGGATTCAAGAACCGGTTTCTTACACCGTTATAAACATCAGCGTGGAATTCCGGAACTTGCTCCACTTTTCGCATCTGTCCATCACTATGCGATTTGGGACGATCATGATTTTGGGCCGAACGACGCGGATTCTTCCTTTTGGATGAGGGAAACTTCGGAAGAAATGTTCAAACTCCACTGGGGAAATCCGAATTATGCAAAAGAGGGTATCTACGGCTCTTTTATTTGGGGAGATGTTCAATTTTTTCTTTTGGATAATCGAACATTTAGAACGGCAAATAACAACAAGGAAATCGGCCCGAGACAAATTCTGGGAGAAAAACAATTTCAGTGGCTCGTAAATTCCTTAGCATATTCAAAAGCCACATTTAAGTTCGTCGCGATCGGCGGGCAATTTTTAAATCCGAATCCTATTTTTGAAAACTACGCAACATATCCTCAAGAAAGAAATAAAATTCTTTCCGCGATTCGAGATTTAAAAATTAAAAATCTGATTTTTCTGACGGGTGATCGTCATCATACGGAGTTGAACTTTCTCCAGGAAGACGGCTTACCGATTTATGATTTTACCGTTTCACCATTAACTTCCAGATACCACTCCCCTTCCGAAAAAAATCCTTTACGGGTGGAAGGAACCCTTGTTGATAAAAGAAATTTTGGAACGATTTCCGTAAGCGGGAAACGAGGTCAAAGAAAACTTGTTCTACAGATTTTTGACGTATATGGAAAGGAACTTTGGAAAAAAGAAATCATTCCAACCCCTTAG
- a CDS encoding flavin-containing monooxygenase, producing MSSLPSVCVIGAGPSGISVCKALKDKEISFDCYEAGSEVGGNWRFNNDNKMSNIYSLHTSTHKDKMEYNDYLMPPIYTDYPRHQKISEYFINYVNHFGLRKHIYFKTPVVHVEHQEDGTWLVKTGNGKRKYYDVLTVSNGHHWSQRWPNPAFPGKFTGKIIHSHSYIDPENPIKLIGKRVIILGMENTAMDIAAELCRPDIASKVFLAPERETSIIPNYLLEKPSDNSAELIPVHTSFWLKNFTIGISSKLGNFQDFGLLKSDHKPGAAHPIISQDILVRLRREDITPKPNIESYNGNKVRFIDGSEEEIDAVVYCTGYDIKFPFFDENFISAKDNYLPLFYRMIKPEFKNLFFVGLFQPLGPIAPLVEFQGKWISEYLIGNYEMPSVQEMSKSIEKYESKTRKRYATSKRHTIKVDFESFLYDMKSEFKKGKKKASKNGNKLPVTAIAQNKSVSKNKASEHNPSQRFE from the coding sequence ATGTCTTCGTTACCGAGTGTTTGTGTGATAGGAGCGGGGCCGAGCGGAATCTCGGTGTGTAAAGCTCTTAAAGATAAAGAAATTTCGTTCGATTGCTACGAAGCGGGGAGCGAGGTCGGAGGCAACTGGAGATTCAACAACGACAATAAGATGAGTAACATCTATAGTTTGCACACTAGCACTCATAAAGATAAAATGGAATACAATGACTATCTCATGCCTCCAATTTATACTGATTATCCTAGGCATCAAAAAATTTCAGAATATTTCATAAATTACGTGAACCATTTCGGGCTTCGGAAACATATTTATTTTAAAACCCCCGTCGTTCACGTTGAACATCAAGAAGATGGAACTTGGTTAGTCAAAACCGGAAATGGGAAGCGAAAGTATTATGATGTTCTCACCGTATCCAACGGACATCACTGGTCTCAAAGATGGCCGAACCCGGCGTTTCCAGGTAAGTTTACTGGAAAGATCATTCATTCCCATTCCTATATAGATCCAGAAAACCCGATCAAACTTATCGGGAAACGAGTGATAATTCTTGGGATGGAAAACACTGCAATGGACATAGCGGCTGAACTTTGTCGTCCCGACATAGCATCAAAAGTTTTTTTAGCACCTGAAAGAGAAACATCCATCATTCCCAATTATCTATTGGAAAAACCCTCTGATAATTCTGCTGAACTAATTCCAGTTCATACTTCATTTTGGCTAAAAAATTTTACTATAGGAATTTCATCAAAATTAGGAAACTTCCAAGACTTCGGTCTCCTAAAATCGGATCATAAACCCGGTGCGGCGCATCCGATTATTTCTCAGGATATCCTGGTTCGATTGAGGAGAGAGGATATTACACCAAAGCCGAATATAGAATCCTATAACGGAAATAAGGTGCGTTTTATAGACGGTAGCGAAGAAGAAATAGATGCAGTAGTTTATTGCACGGGCTACGACATAAAATTTCCGTTTTTCGACGAAAATTTCATTTCAGCAAAAGACAATTATTTACCTTTGTTTTATCGAATGATCAAACCAGAATTTAAGAATTTATTTTTCGTGGGTTTGTTTCAGCCACTTGGCCCAATTGCACCTTTAGTCGAATTTCAAGGTAAATGGATCTCGGAATATTTGATCGGAAATTATGAGATGCCTTCCGTGCAAGAAATGAGTAAATCTATCGAAAAATACGAATCGAAAACGAGAAAACGTTATGCGACATCAAAAAGACATACGATAAAAGTGGATTTTGAGAGTTTTTTGTATGATATGAAATCGGAATTCAAAAAAGGAAAGAAAAAAGCCTCTAAAAACGGAAATAAACTTCCCGTCACTGCAATCGCTCAGAATAAATCAGTTTCGAAAAACAAAGCTTCCGAACACAATCCTTCTCAAAGGTTTGAGTAA
- a CDS encoding methyl-accepting chemotaxis protein, whose product MDLIYLNYFSLASLIGILFIGFTTFFFFSIQEKASGTIYLSVGLLFLGILHVGYMAGFPFYASWSVFHRWIVIPSPFLGVLFLVMFFFQYPQPVSKKIMIPAFSIALLGVVFICVWYFYESFSAKRVFYFSGHYWDFQVNLFYKVYAVAIIFYTFLFVAIGTWRMITLKGKDRIITGIVLIPMASIILIPGVFNAMSRDGAVSRELYQTVLDISLVTGLFVILVGYINYTSEKTSILSRITGITLATFFLILQIVSIFIFNQYEESYDLIKKAEVRLSAAGLEVSKDLEYVFQYDPMTDSVTSLFPGHSQQPDESALREFRFFKIAHNLFELPSLPNEEFKQSAEDILKNSPSGFDAYKAGVKEYLSSKNETQLSGKDIESFFDTLQNTLVVLRNKHFHLPPKEKNDPISLDKLFQSKVPGIDGYLRELKKIALNLDSTKRDKIFDTFLTQIRKPDERTYKGERVYELNGPVPKHYISYFYVSGGKIYEVGFRYESLREYLHPTGKILYISAICILFLVLFGFRFFFQGALLNPLEDVVVGLREANSGNLEYRLQVKVEDEIGFIARSFNKMAKSIQTTRKRLHSSAETLDTSVTDFSEFTSLTSAKMESQAASLEEVNAVIESLSKASEKNVDSIRIQNENLIELNQKSQVLLDVIAKISEHSKGLDTNAKESKLEMEVVKKSVEKTGEFLKSISNSFQRVDEINRILGEIANKTNLLSLNASIEAARAGAAGRGFAVVAQEVSKLAEFTATNAKMISKVVQESLEFIEEANSASLDAGHSTENQSVKINLTVSKIEEMNGLYERGTTIINDFVRNLERAKKLSDELFYSTEEQMTGQKEMMKAMLELEKEVNEITRESGKIQDGILEIKTQSSDLKALSVV is encoded by the coding sequence ATGGATCTGATCTATTTAAATTATTTCTCTTTGGCTTCGTTAATCGGGATTCTTTTTATCGGATTCACTACGTTCTTTTTTTTCTCCATTCAAGAAAAAGCGTCCGGCACGATTTATCTTAGTGTTGGTCTTTTGTTTCTTGGAATACTTCACGTCGGTTACATGGCAGGTTTTCCATTTTACGCATCGTGGTCCGTCTTTCATAGATGGATCGTAATTCCTTCTCCCTTTTTGGGAGTTTTGTTTCTCGTCATGTTCTTTTTTCAATATCCGCAACCGGTTTCCAAAAAGATCATGATCCCCGCGTTTTCAATCGCTCTATTGGGAGTGGTTTTTATCTGTGTTTGGTATTTTTACGAGTCTTTTTCTGCAAAAAGAGTCTTTTATTTTTCGGGCCATTATTGGGACTTTCAAGTTAATCTTTTCTATAAGGTCTATGCCGTAGCTATCATTTTTTATACCTTTCTTTTCGTTGCAATTGGTACCTGGAGGATGATAACACTCAAAGGTAAGGATAGAATTATTACCGGAATCGTTTTAATACCTATGGCCTCGATTATTCTGATTCCGGGAGTGTTCAATGCGATGAGCCGAGATGGGGCGGTTTCCAGAGAGTTATATCAAACGGTTTTGGACATTTCTCTCGTAACCGGTTTGTTTGTTATACTTGTGGGTTATATCAATTATACGAGTGAAAAAACTTCCATTCTTTCTAGAATCACTGGAATTACACTCGCTACGTTTTTTCTGATCTTACAGATCGTAAGTATATTTATTTTCAATCAATATGAAGAATCGTACGACTTAATTAAAAAAGCGGAGGTTAGACTTTCCGCAGCCGGTTTAGAAGTTTCCAAGGACTTGGAATACGTTTTCCAGTACGATCCCATGACAGACTCTGTAACGTCCCTCTTTCCGGGACATTCTCAGCAACCAGACGAATCCGCACTGAGGGAATTCCGTTTTTTCAAAATAGCCCACAATCTTTTCGAACTTCCTTCTCTTCCCAATGAGGAATTTAAACAAAGTGCAGAAGATATATTAAAAAATTCTCCATCTGGTTTTGATGCGTATAAAGCGGGAGTAAAAGAGTATCTTTCTTCCAAAAACGAAACTCAACTTTCAGGAAAGGACATAGAATCGTTTTTTGACACTTTACAAAATACATTAGTCGTGCTTAGGAACAAACATTTTCACTTACCTCCGAAGGAAAAAAATGATCCGATTTCTTTGGACAAATTGTTTCAATCGAAAGTTCCCGGAATCGACGGATATCTAAGGGAGTTGAAAAAAATTGCGTTAAATCTGGATTCTACCAAAAGAGATAAAATTTTTGATACGTTTCTTACACAGATAAGAAAGCCGGACGAAAGAACATACAAAGGGGAAAGAGTTTATGAATTAAACGGTCCGGTTCCCAAACATTACATTTCTTATTTTTATGTATCTGGAGGAAAAATTTATGAAGTAGGATTTCGATACGAATCTTTAAGAGAATATCTCCATCCTACTGGTAAAATCCTTTATATATCTGCGATTTGTATTTTGTTTCTTGTTTTATTTGGGTTTCGCTTTTTCTTTCAAGGAGCTTTACTCAATCCTCTGGAGGACGTAGTGGTCGGTTTAAGGGAAGCTAATTCCGGAAACTTAGAATACCGTCTTCAAGTTAAGGTAGAGGATGAAATCGGATTTATTGCTCGTTCGTTTAACAAAATGGCAAAGTCCATTCAAACCACAAGAAAACGTCTACATTCTTCGGCGGAGACATTGGATACTTCGGTGACGGACTTTTCGGAATTTACAAGTTTGACCAGTGCAAAGATGGAATCACAAGCAGCTTCTTTGGAGGAAGTCAACGCTGTGATTGAGTCCTTATCAAAAGCTTCTGAAAAGAATGTCGACTCGATTCGAATTCAAAACGAGAATCTGATCGAACTTAATCAAAAGTCTCAGGTACTTTTGGATGTGATCGCGAAAATATCGGAACATTCCAAAGGTTTGGATACGAATGCGAAAGAAAGTAAATTGGAAATGGAAGTAGTCAAGAAGTCGGTTGAAAAGACCGGTGAATTCTTAAAGAGCATTTCGAATTCGTTTCAGCGCGTGGATGAGATCAATCGTATTCTTGGAGAAATTGCGAACAAAACCAATCTTCTTTCTCTGAACGCTTCGATTGAAGCTGCTCGTGCGGGTGCCGCGGGTCGTGGTTTTGCAGTAGTTGCTCAAGAAGTTAGTAAACTTGCTGAATTTACCGCCACGAATGCGAAGATGATTTCGAAAGTGGTTCAAGAGTCACTTGAGTTTATCGAAGAGGCGAATTCAGCTTCTCTTGATGCTGGTCATTCGACTGAAAATCAGAGCGTTAAAATTAATCTTACCGTATCTAAAATAGAAGAGATGAATGGCTTGTATGAACGTGGAACGACGATAATAAACGATTTCGTAAGAAATCTTGAGAGAGCGAAGAAATTATCGGATGAATTGTTTTATTCTACGGAAGAACAGATGACAGGTCAGAAAGAGATGATGAAGGCGATGCTTGAACTTGAAAAGGAAGTAAACGAAATCACTCGGGAATCCGGAAAAATTCAAGATGGAATTTTAGAGATTAAAACTCAATCAAGTGATTTGAAGGCTTTGAGTGTCGTCTAA
- a CDS encoding alpha/beta hydrolase: MNPILILLLSTIFLLLFLVWWNQDRLIFFPEKLPENFVFRFPNEFQEIKLNTPDGETSYGLYFPSKSNVSKKTILFFHGNAGSLRTWGRICEDFLPLGWNILITDYRGYGKNSGSISEKSMNEDAELWLNYILQEIKIPRNEIVIYGRSIGTGIAVDLVFKNPDLNLFLETPFTDLPTLARNYYPFLQTWMLRFQFRNLSKLETVHSKIRIFHGTEDEIIPYLNSEIIFKKLKERNQDVILFTIPNGSHNDLTLYPEYRRALKKSLDEIR; this comes from the coding sequence ATGAATCCCATTTTGATACTCTTATTATCCACTATTTTCCTGCTTTTATTTCTCGTTTGGTGGAACCAAGACAGGTTGATTTTTTTTCCGGAAAAACTTCCCGAAAATTTCGTATTCCGTTTTCCGAATGAGTTTCAGGAGATCAAACTCAATACTCCCGATGGAGAAACAAGTTACGGACTTTACTTTCCATCCAAAAGTAACGTTTCTAAGAAAACGATTTTATTCTTTCACGGAAATGCAGGAAGTTTGAGAACTTGGGGAAGAATTTGCGAAGACTTTCTTCCCTTGGGATGGAATATTCTAATCACCGACTACCGAGGATATGGAAAGAATTCGGGAAGTATTTCCGAAAAATCGATGAATGAAGATGCCGAGTTGTGGCTGAACTACATACTTCAGGAAATTAAGATACCTAGAAACGAGATCGTAATCTACGGTCGTTCTATTGGCACAGGAATTGCGGTGGACTTGGTTTTTAAGAATCCGGACCTTAATTTATTTTTAGAGACCCCATTTACGGATCTACCAACTCTGGCACGAAATTATTATCCGTTCCTACAAACTTGGATGTTACGTTTTCAATTTCGGAACCTGAGCAAGTTAGAAACCGTACATTCTAAAATCAGGATTTTCCACGGAACGGAAGATGAAATCATTCCATATTTAAATTCGGAGATCATATTCAAAAAATTGAAAGAACGAAATCAAGATGTGATCCTTTTTACGATCCCAAACGGCTCGCATAACGACCTCACCCTTTACCCCGAATATCGCCGAGCATTGAAAAAAAGTCTAGATGAAATCCGATAA
- a CDS encoding NAD-dependent succinate-semialdehyde dehydrogenase gives MSLKLLSRKELFREEAFWGGSWKSGYPNEKISVNNPASLEVLGSVPSLSSKETLEAIQTSVQAFLDWSNRPAKERSILIRNWAEKMKNNREDLAILMTLEQGKPLGESKSEIDYAFSFLEWFSEESKRTYGDVIPSHREDTKIEVLKQPVGVCGILTPWNFPSSMITRKAAAALAAGCTVICKPSELTPFSALALAALAQEAGIPEGVFQVLTGYPENIANTLIDHTDVKKISFTGSTRVGKLIMERSSKTLKRLSLELGGNAPFLIFDDANLESAVKGAILSKFRNSGQTCVCANRFLVQKGIYRKFIDLFSEAVLKLKVGNGFEKDVNMGPLINEAAVRKMEIHVENAKSTGAKLIIGGDRIEPDKLFFNPTIFSEVKENSLSMKEEIFGPIAPVYRFESVEEAIQIANSTPSGLAAYAYTEDYRKIKLLSEKIESGILGINEGIISSEQVPFGGVKESGFGREGSKYGIHEYLNIKYICTGGF, from the coding sequence TTGAGTTTGAAATTGCTTTCTAGAAAAGAATTATTTAGAGAAGAAGCTTTTTGGGGAGGATCCTGGAAGTCAGGATATCCTAATGAAAAGATTTCCGTAAACAATCCTGCAAGTCTTGAGGTTTTGGGTTCTGTTCCTTCTTTGAGTTCCAAAGAAACTTTGGAAGCGATTCAAACTTCTGTACAAGCATTTTTGGATTGGTCGAACAGACCCGCGAAAGAACGTTCAATTCTCATTCGAAACTGGGCTGAAAAGATGAAAAACAACCGAGAGGATCTTGCGATTCTTATGACCTTGGAACAAGGAAAACCTCTCGGTGAATCTAAAAGCGAGATTGATTATGCATTTTCCTTTTTAGAATGGTTCTCCGAAGAATCGAAACGCACTTACGGGGACGTCATTCCAAGTCATAGAGAAGATACGAAGATTGAAGTTTTAAAACAACCTGTCGGAGTATGCGGAATTTTAACTCCTTGGAATTTTCCTTCTTCAATGATTACTCGTAAGGCGGCTGCGGCTTTGGCCGCCGGTTGTACGGTGATTTGTAAACCTTCCGAGCTGACACCATTCTCTGCACTTGCGTTAGCCGCACTTGCGCAAGAGGCGGGAATTCCGGAAGGAGTCTTTCAAGTTCTGACCGGTTATCCGGAAAATATCGCTAATACTTTGATTGATCATACTGACGTAAAAAAGATTAGTTTCACCGGTTCCACTCGTGTAGGAAAACTTATCATGGAGAGGAGTTCTAAAACTTTAAAACGACTTTCTTTGGAATTGGGAGGAAATGCTCCTTTTTTGATTTTTGACGACGCAAACTTGGAATCCGCTGTCAAAGGAGCTATTCTTTCCAAGTTCAGGAATTCGGGACAAACCTGCGTGTGTGCGAATCGATTTTTGGTTCAAAAAGGAATTTATAGGAAGTTTATAGATTTATTTTCGGAAGCGGTCTTAAAATTAAAAGTGGGAAACGGATTTGAAAAAGATGTAAACATGGGTCCGTTGATCAATGAAGCGGCGGTTCGTAAGATGGAAATTCATGTTGAGAACGCAAAATCGACAGGAGCGAAACTCATTATCGGTGGAGACAGAATCGAACCTGATAAATTGTTTTTTAATCCGACTATTTTTTCCGAAGTAAAAGAAAATTCTCTTTCGATGAAGGAGGAAATTTTCGGACCGATCGCTCCTGTATATCGATTTGAGTCGGTTGAAGAGGCGATTCAAATCGCGAATTCTACGCCTTCCGGATTAGCGGCTTACGCTTATACAGAGGATTATCGAAAGATTAAACTTCTTTCGGAAAAAATCGAATCGGGAATATTGGGAATCAACGAAGGCATCATTTCCAGTGAACAGGTGCCGTTTGGAGGTGTAAAAGAATCTGGTTTCGGAAGAGAAGGATCTAAGTATGGGATTCATGAATATCTTAACATCAAGTATATTTGTACCGGTGGTTTTTAA